CTACGCGAACTACGCCGCGCGCGTCGACGTGACCACGGTCGGCGGCGAGGAGCTGTCGAACGAGATCACCTACGCGCCGGGGTCGCCGAACAATCCCCTGTCGGAGGAGCGCCTGCGCGCGAAGTTCGACGAGTGTGCGCGGGACGTGCTGTCGGCCGACGACGCCGACGCGGCGTACGAGGCCATCGCTGACCTCGAATCCGAGGGGGCGCTCGAACGGTTCGTCGAGGCAGTCAGCGCGTAACTCGGCTCGGGACTGTTTTCACGTTTTTATGTTTCAGTCCAGACACTCGCGGAGACGGCTGGTCGACGGGAGCGGTGGCGACGAGACGACACGTCGGTCCGAGGGAACAGCGACGAGCCCAGGGTGGACGGCGTGAGCTGCGCGCTCGTTAGGCGTCGCCGAACGGGGCGACCAGCTCCCGGCCGGTTCGCGACTCGATGTCGCGGACGCACTCGACGATCCGTCGGCGGGCGTCGGCGTCGAACGTCGGGGTGAGATCGGCGAACTTGCGTTCGAGGTCGGCCCACGAGAGCGGGTGTTCGGGTTCGCCCTGGACCCACTCGCGGAACAGTTCGTACGTCCCGTCCGACGTTCGGACGGTGACGCGGGCGGGGTAGAGTTCGGGGAGGAACGCTTCGAGTTCGTCGCTCGCGACCGTCGTGGTGACGTCCATCAACCGATCGAACGAGTCGGGGCGGTCGGCCGACAGCGCGTCGTCGAACGAGCCGAGGCTGGCGTCGCAGTACGCCACCGCGAGGGCTGCCGAAAACGGCATGTCGAACTGGGCTTCCGCCGACGAGGTGGGGTGGCTGTCGCCGTCCCCCCGGGCGAACATCCGCGCGCCGGAGGTCGGCAGTTCGACCGTGATGGCCTCGACATCGTCGGGAGCGATCTCCTCCTCCTCGGCGAGGTCGATCAGCAGGGCGATGGGGACGTGGGCGAACGTCCCGACGGGGTAGGGCTTGATCTTCGTTCGTGCCGCCTCGTACACCTCGCCGAGCCCCTCGGTCGCGCGCTCGGGGGCCGGCCGGTCGGCGTACGCCTGGAGGAAGCCGAGTTCGCCCTCGATCGGGTCCGGCGGCCCCTCGAAGCCGTTGGTGGCGAAGGCGACGGCGACGAACGCGTTCCGGGCGGCGAAGCCCGGGTGGATCCGCTTGTTCCAGCCGCCGGTCACGCTGCACTGGTACGACCCGCTCGCCTGGCTTCCGTTGACGCCGAAGGCGGCGACCAGCTCGTCGGCGTCGAGGCCGTAGACGACGCCGACGGCGGCCGTTGCGCCGAAGGTTCCGCACGTCCCGGTGGGGTGAAAGCCCCGCTCGTGCGAGGAGCGGGGGTTGCAGGCCATCCCGAGCCGGGCCGTCACGTCGTAGCCGGCGACGAGCGCTTCGAGGAGCGTCTCGCCGCTCGCGTCGACGGTCTCGGCGGCCGCCAGCGCCGCGATCACGACCGAGGAACCGATGTGGAGGCTCCCCGGCGAGTGGCGGTTGTCGTAGTCGAGGCTGTGCGAGAGCGCGCCGTTGACGAGCGCCGCGTCCGCGGGCGACAGTCGATCGCCCGTCGCGAGCACCGTCGCGGTCCCGTCGGTCCCTCGTCGGGCGCCGTGGAGATCGCTCCCCGCGCCGACCATCACCTCGGCGGAGTCAGACCAGTGGTAGCCGCCGACGGCGGTGCCGAGCGTGTCCAACAGGAGCGTCTTGGTGTACTCGACCGAATCGTCGTCGACCGCATCGAGCGACAGGTCGGCGCAGTACTCCGCGAACTCACGTGCGATCGTCATCGAACCACCTGCATGGTCGGCACTCACCGACGGAGGGCTTGAGCGTTCCGCTCGTCACGGGAAAAGCGGGGATCACCGGGAGCCGCGAGACGGCGACGCATGTGAAGCTATAAATCGGAGAGCCAAGAAGGGTAGATAGACGCATGACCACAACAGCGGACTTCGCGGAGTTCATCGGCTCGACCGAGTACGAAGACCTCTCAGAGGAGGTCGTCGACGGCATCAAGAAACGGATCCTCGACTCGATCGGGATCGCGCTCGGCTCGATCGGCGACGAGCCGGTCGAGATCGTCAGGGAGACCGTCCGCGAACTCGACCCCGAAGGCGGTGCCTGCGACATCTGGGGTGCCGACGAGACGGCCTCACCGCCGGAGGCGGCGATGATGAACACGGCGTTGATCCGCTATCTCGACTACATGGACGCGCTGTTGCTGCCCGGGGAGACCCCACATCCGAGCGACAACGTCGGTGCCGCGGTCGCCAGCGCGCAGTACGCCGGCGCATCGGGCAAGGAGCTGATCACCGGCGTCGGGATCGCCTACGAGGCACACGGCGAGATGGCAGCGAAAGCGCCCGGCCGGGACATCGGGTGGGACCACATCCACGTGACGTTCGGATCGGTCGCCGCCGCGAGCAAGCTCATGGGGCTCGACTACGAGCAGACCCGCAACGCCGTCGGCATCGCGACGGCCGCGTACAACCCGCTCCGGGTGACGCGGACGGGCGAGATCTCGATGTGGAAGGGGATCGCGTCGGCGAACCTCGCGCGCAACGCGGTGTACACGGCGATGCTCGCGAAGAACGGGATGGAAGGCCCCGTCGACGCCTTCGAGGGGCAGAAGGGCTGGAAGGAGATCGTCCAAGAGCGGGACTTCCAGGTCGAGTTCACCCCGTGTGAGCGCATCCTCGAAGTGATGACGAAGAAGTACATGGCGGGCACGCACGCCCAGACGGCGATCGAGGGCCTGCTGGAGTTGCTCGACCGCGACGGGATCGACCCCCACGACATCGAGGGGATCCACTTAGAGACGTACGAGAGCGCGAAACACGTCATGGGCGGCGGCGAGGGCGACCGGCACGTGCCGAAGAACCGCGAGCAGGCCGACCACAGCATCCCGTACACGCTCGCGGCGGCGGCGCTCGACGGCCAGTTGATGAAAGAACAGTACACGAAAGAACGGATCACGCGCGACGACGTCCGCGAGTTGATGGGGACGATGACCGTCGAGGGGAGCCCCGAACTCACAGAGCGGTTCGAGGCCGGCGAGCAGCCGTACAACATCACCGTCACGACGGCGGACGGCAGCGAACACCGGATCGAGAAGACAGCGTTCGAGGGTCACCCGACGAACCCGATGTCGTGGGAGCAGTTAGAGGAGAAGTTCCACGGAATCGCGAAGGACGTCTACCCCGAGGCTCACCGCACCGAGATCATCGAGACCGTCAAGACGCTCGAAGACCACGAGACGAGCGATCTGACGGCGCTGTTGTAGACTGTCGTAGTCGGGCTCCGGCTTCACCCGACCGTCTCGGCGACGCGCCGGGCGGCCCCGAGGAGCGTCTCCTCGTCGAACCGCGAGCCGAGGAGCTGGAGTCCGACCGCCGGGCCGTCGTCGACCTCGTTCGGGACCGTGATCGCCGGCACGCCGGTCACGTTGGCGAGCTTCGTGTACCGCCCGTAGCCGTACGGGCTCGACGCGTCGAGGCCGTCGTAGTCGAACGTCGATCCCTGCGCCGCCGCGACGAGCGGGGCCAGCCGGGGGACGGTCGGGGTCACGACCGCGTCGAACGACGAGAGCGTCTCCGCCAGCGCCTCGCGGATGGTCGCCCGGGCGGCCTGCGCGCGGGTGTAGTGGCGGCCGTCGTGAGCCGTCATGAGCCGCGCACCGGCGAGGAGCCGGCTCCGGTAGAAGTCGTTCAGCTCCCCGTTGGCGGCGCGGGCGCGGCGGGCGAAGCCGACCTGGTCGAACGTGTTCGGGACGCCGCCGCGGCGGACCGGTGCACCGCCGTCGCGCCAGTACGCGGCGAGTTCGACGTAGCTGATGACGTTCTTGACGTGTTTGACCTGATCGAGATACGGGAGCTCGCACTCCTCGACGTGGGCACCCGCGGCTTCGAGCTCGTCGATCGCGCGCCCGTGTCGCGCGGCGATCGCCGGGTCGATCTCGTCGGTGAGTCCCTGCGTCGCGACGCCGATCCGGAGCGTCGAGAGCGGCGGTGGCGACTGGACCGCGTCGACGTAGTCGCCGACGCGGTAGTCGTCGGCTCCCGCGGCGGCCATGCTGGCGGGGTCGCGTTCGTCCGTGCCGGCGATCGCCGCCAGGACCGACGCGACGTCTTCGACCGTCCGGGCGATCGGCCCCACGTGATCGAGCGTGTACGTGTTCTCCACGACGCCGGTGAGCGGGACGAGCCCGTAGGTGGGCTTCAGCCCGACCAGTCCGCAGAAGGCCGCTGGCTTCCGGACCGACCCCCCCGTGTCGGTCCCCAGCGCGACGTCGACGATGCCGGCGGCGACCGCCGCCGCGCTTCCGCCCGAGGAGCCGCCCGCGATCCGGTCTTCGTCGTGGGGGTTGAGAACGAGCCCGCGGAACGACTGCCCACGCCCGCCGCCGGCGAACTCGTCGAGGTTCGTCTTCGCGGTGATCGTCCCGCCGGCCGCTCTGAGCCGCGTCGTCACGGTCGCGTCGCCGCTCGGAACGAAGCCGTGCATCACGCCCGACGCGCACTGCATCGGGACGCCGGCGACGGCGATGAGATCCTTCAGCCCGACCGTGGTGCCGGCGAGGAGATCGCCGTGGGTCGGCGTCGGGGGGACGTGACACGCC
This Salinigranum marinum DNA region includes the following protein-coding sequences:
- a CDS encoding MmgE/PrpD family protein gives rise to the protein MTIAREFAEYCADLSLDAVDDDSVEYTKTLLLDTLGTAVGGYHWSDSAEVMVGAGSDLHGARRGTDGTATVLATGDRLSPADAALVNGALSHSLDYDNRHSPGSLHIGSSVVIAALAAAETVDASGETLLEALVAGYDVTARLGMACNPRSSHERGFHPTGTCGTFGATAAVGVVYGLDADELVAAFGVNGSQASGSYQCSVTGGWNKRIHPGFAARNAFVAVAFATNGFEGPPDPIEGELGFLQAYADRPAPERATEGLGEVYEAARTKIKPYPVGTFAHVPIALLIDLAEEEEIAPDDVEAITVELPTSGARMFARGDGDSHPTSSAEAQFDMPFSAALAVAYCDASLGSFDDALSADRPDSFDRLMDVTTTVASDELEAFLPELYPARVTVRTSDGTYELFREWVQGEPEHPLSWADLERKFADLTPTFDADARRRIVECVRDIESRTGRELVAPFGDA
- a CDS encoding MmgE/PrpD family protein, with amino-acid sequence MTTTADFAEFIGSTEYEDLSEEVVDGIKKRILDSIGIALGSIGDEPVEIVRETVRELDPEGGACDIWGADETASPPEAAMMNTALIRYLDYMDALLLPGETPHPSDNVGAAVASAQYAGASGKELITGVGIAYEAHGEMAAKAPGRDIGWDHIHVTFGSVAAASKLMGLDYEQTRNAVGIATAAYNPLRVTRTGEISMWKGIASANLARNAVYTAMLAKNGMEGPVDAFEGQKGWKEIVQERDFQVEFTPCERILEVMTKKYMAGTHAQTAIEGLLELLDRDGIDPHDIEGIHLETYESAKHVMGGGEGDRHVPKNREQADHSIPYTLAAAALDGQLMKEQYTKERITRDDVRELMGTMTVEGSPELTERFEAGEQPYNITVTTADGSEHRIEKTAFEGHPTNPMSWEQLEEKFHGIAKDVYPEAHRTEIIETVKTLEDHETSDLTALL
- a CDS encoding amidase translates to MRDVLRDVSEREIRRLADAYGLDVGPNEEAALASAVNDRLDDGLDDLYEIPVADAPDAPGERTWSEPTDPYNALSVACHVPPTPTHGDLLAGTTVGLKDLIAVAGVPMQCASGVMHGFVPSGDATVTTRLRAAGGTITAKTNLDEFAGGGRGQSFRGLVLNPHDEDRIAGGSSGGSAAAVAAGIVDVALGTDTGGSVRKPAAFCGLVGLKPTYGLVPLTGVVENTYTLDHVGPIARTVEDVASVLAAIAGTDERDPASMAAAGADDYRVGDYVDAVQSPPPLSTLRIGVATQGLTDEIDPAIAARHGRAIDELEAAGAHVEECELPYLDQVKHVKNVISYVELAAYWRDGGAPVRRGGVPNTFDQVGFARRARAANGELNDFYRSRLLAGARLMTAHDGRHYTRAQAARATIREALAETLSSFDAVVTPTVPRLAPLVAAAQGSTFDYDGLDASSPYGYGRYTKLANVTGVPAITVPNEVDDGPAVGLQLLGSRFDEETLLGAARRVAETVG